TGGGAACACTTGATGAGTGGGGAACCGCCATTTCGAGTGGACCCCGACCGCTGCCCGCCGGAAACTTTCGGGGCGACCCATTCGGGCGGGAACAGCGACCGGGCGGATGTCCTGGCAGGCGGAGTCATCTCCGACGAGGCGGGCCGGGAACACGCGAGGACCGGCGATGCTGACTCGCGTGCCGCACCCCAGCAGGCCGTCCGGTGGCTCCGGGAAGCCGCGGCCCAGGCACTGCGCGGAGTGCGGACGAGCTCGGACGACGACTGTACGAGCGTGATCGGCGCGATCTCCGAAGGAGACCACCTGCTGGACGAGGGACTGGTTCGCCAGCAGCTGCGGAGCTGGACGGCGCAGGAGTACGACGCGGACACCGCCGAGCGCGTGGCAGCCGTGTTCGATCAGCACTACCCCAACGCGCGGGAGCCCTCGCGCGGCCTCGCCTTCCACACCTGCCGGGACGCGCTGCGCGATCTGCTCCCGCCCGGAACGCACCACCTCGTGGTGGACTCGGCCTGCTCGGCATCCCTGCACGCCATCGATCTCGCCGTCAAGGAGATCCGCCGCGGTCAGGACTTGGCGATCTGCGGTGGTGTCTACTCGGTCACGCCGCGCTACCAGGTGCTGTTCTCCGCTCTGAAGGGGCTGAGCGAATCCGGCCGGGTCCGCTCACTCGGTCCCGAAGCCGACGGAACGCTGTTCAGCGATGGGGCAGGTGTCGTGGTCCTCAAACGACACGAGAAGGCCCTGCGGGACGGCGATCCCGTCCTGGGAACGATCGCCGGGTTCGGGGCGGCCTCCAACGGGAAGACGGCCGTCAACGCGCCGCATCCGGCCGCGCAACGTCGCGCGGTGGAGAACGCGCTCGATTCGAGCGGGCTGGTCGGCAGGGACATCGACTGGGTGATCGCGCACGCGACCGGAACCCCTGCCGGGGACGAGGCGGAACTGGGCATGCTGCGCTCCCTCACCCCTCGACGGGGATGGGTACTCACCAGCAACAAACAACTCATCGGCCACACCGGCCCGGCGGCCGGCATCATCTCGACGATCCACGCTCTGTTGGCCATGCGGCACGGCCGCATCCCGCCCCAGCGCCCCGACGACTGCCACCCCGCCACGGGCGACGAGCTCGAACCACTGGAGGTTCCGCGCACGGAGCGGCAGTGGTCCGCCCGTGATTCGCACCCGCGCACAGCGGCCGTCATGGCCTTCGGCTTCGGTGGCACCAATACATGCCTGCTGCTGCGGGACCGCCCCTCCCACCACGGCGGAGACGCCCCCGCCACCGAGTCCGACCCCTTGGTCGTGATCGACTGGACGGCCCACCTACCCGGCGCGCCCACGACCGACCGTCTCCAACACTGGCTGACCGGTGGCTCCCGCACGTGGGCGGACAGTTTCGGCCCCTCCTACCCCGCTCCTGGCCCGCACGTGATCCCGCTTACCCCCCGGGCGCTGCGCGCCGTGGACCGGGAACAGCTCATGACGGCCAGCTGCGTCCAACGACTCAGCACCGAACTGCCCGAGGAACTCCGCACCCGGACGGGCATCGTCGGCGCGTGTCACGGCCCCTCCCGGACGAGCTGCGGCAACGTCCTGCGCTGCTATCTGGACGACCTCTCCGCCAAGATGCGCCACGACGCGGTCGCCGAAGGAGTGCTCAACCGGTTCGGTGAACACGTCCGCACCGTCGTGCCCGCCACGAGCTCGGCCTCGGTGTCGGGCCTGATGTCCAACATCGGCTTCGGTCGCGCCGCCACGCAGTTCGGAACGGGGGGCTTCACACTGCGGCTCGAGGCAGGCCGGGACACCTCGCTGGCTGCGCTGACCACCGCCTTACGGGCGGTAAGCGACCACGACATCGACGTCGGTCTGGTTCTGGCCGTGTCCGGACACGCGCCCGGTCCCGTCGCCGCGGCCCTGCTGGGCCCGGACGCCAACCCGGCCGAAGGCGCCTTCGGGCTGGCCGTAGCACGGCGTTCAGTGGCCGAGCACCACCGTCTCCCCGTGCTGGGCCGGCTCGCGCTCAGCGAAGCGAACCACGGCGACGCCACCGAGCCGGTCCCCGACGATCGGGCCTACCTGGGAGCCGAGGGGATCATCGCGGCTCTGCGTGGCCTGGTGCGCTCAGACGGCGCCGCCACGACCGTCTCGCCCGTCGCGTCACGCGCGGCACCGAGTCTCCTGGTGACACCGCCGACCACCCCGAAGGGGGACACCACGACATGACGCGGACGGCTTCCCACAACGCGGTGGTTCGTGAGCTCGCGGACCTGCTGCACCCCCGGCCCCGGTTCCACGAACCATTCCGGACCGCCTGCGAGGACCCCCTGTTCGCCTGGCACTCGGGGCTTACAGCGGACGAACGTTGTGAGCTCGCCTACCGGCGGTTGCGGATGCTCGACCAGCACGGCCCCGGGGCGACAACACTGGTGCGCGAGCCGCTGCGCCTCTTCGCCCTCCAGGAATGGGCGGCTGTCGTCGATCCGACGACGCTCTCGCTGGCGGCGATCCACTACAACCTGTGCCAAGGCACGATCCGGGATCTCCGGGGCAGCGGCGAGCATCTGGAGCAGTGCCTCGATGAGCTCGCGCGCGCGGACTCCTTCGGAGTTTTCCTGGCCACCGAACTGGCGTACGGCAACAACGTGGCCGCGATGGAGACCCGCGCCGTCTACGACCCCGAGTCGAGGGAGTACACACTGCACACCCCCGGCCCGCGAGCGGTGAAATTCATGCCGAACACCGGACTGGGAGTCCCCAAAACAGGTGTGGTCCTGGCGAGGCTGATCAGCCTGGGACGTGACCGCGGTGTCTTCCCGTTCGTAGTCCCCATCCGCGACGGAGCCGCCACACCGGGGGTGAAGATTCGAGCGCTTCCCGAAAAACCCGGCCTGGATCTGGACAACGCCGTCACCGCGTTCGACCGGGCACGCATACCCTACGAGAACTTGCTCCCCGGAACGCACAGCTCGCTCGCGCCGGACGGCCGGTTCCACAGCGACATCAGCCCACATCAGCGCTTCGCACGTGCCATGGGGCGAGTGACTCCGGGCAAACTCGGGTTGGCCGGAGGGCACGTGGCGGCCGCCCGAGCGGCCGTGGCCCTCACGACTCGCTACTCCCATCAGCGGCGTTCCTCCGGTAAGCGCGGCAGGGCCTGCCTGATGGACCACGGAGGGCATCGATCCGCGGTGCTGCGCGAGCTCGCGCGCGTCTACGCCACGACCTTTCTGGTCCACGAGGAGCAACGGCGCTACGCCGAGCACCGCGATGACGTGACAGGACGTGAACAGCGAATCGCCCTGACGAAGGCCTACGCCACCTGGTCGGCGGCGCACACGGTGACAGTCTGCCGGGAACGGTGCGGCGCCCAGGGGCTCTTCTCGGTCAACCGGATCCCGGAATACATCGGGCTCGGCCACGTCACCGTGACCTCGGAGGGCGACAATTCGGTCGTGGCGATAAAAGCCGCGCAGCAGATCGTCCTCGGCGTGGACCACACGCACCCGCCCGTTCCGGGTGTTGGCCCCAGCGACAGCGACATGCTGGATCCGGCCTGGTGGTACAGGCTGATCATCGCCCGGAAGGAGCGTTTGATCGCGGAGGCCCGAAAAAGCAGGGGCGAATCGTCGACATCGTCATTCGAAACCTGGAGCGCCCTGGAGCCACTGCTCCTGGAAATCGCGCACGTCTCCGCCACCGCCCTGGCCCTGGAAACCATGCTGCGGGCGCTCGGACGCGCGGAAAGCCCCACCGCGAGGCACTGCCTGCACTCGCTCGCCGGACTCGAGGCCCTCGACGAGATCGCTCGGAGCAGGGGGTGGTACGTATTGGAGGGACTCATGGGCGAACCGGAGGCCCGAAACCTGCCGAAGGCGCTGGACGAATTACGCGACCGCATCGCACCACATTCCCGGGAACTGGTCGAAGCTTTCGACGTCCCGCAATCGGTACTGCGAGCGCCGATCGGCGCGGAGGACTACATCGAGTCGTGGTCCGAGCTGGCCGAATCGGTGAAACCCCGCGACGACGGTCAGGCACGAAGCCGGGACCAGGTACGGACGCGCTGCACGGAGCCCTCGAAATGAGCGCGGGCGGGACATGTCTCCTCACCGGGACCACGGGTTTTCTGGGGGGACACATCGCAGCCCAGTTGCTCGTGCGTACCGACGCCACCGTGCGGTGTCTGGTTCGCGGTCCGGCCAACACGGCGACACGGCGCTTACGGCACCGGTTGGCGCAACTGCGAGTGCCGCACGATCATCTCGATCGAATCACAGTCGTCCCGGGCGATCTGGCCGAACCTAAATTCGGTCTCCCCGGGGACGAGTTCCACCGCCTCGCCGGAGAGGTGGATGTCGTGTACCACTGCGGTGCCTCGACCAACCTGGCCGCAGGTCCCGCACGTCTCGCTCCGATCAACGTGCGGGGCACGCACGAAGTCGTCCGTCTCGCCCGGTTGAATCCGGACGTCGTCCTCCACCACGTCTCGACGCTGGGGGTGTTCGCGGCCGCGCGACGAACCGGTCTCGATGTCGTCGACGAGGGCACTGTTCCGACCGCACCGATGGCCTCCGGAATCGGTTACATCGAGACCAAGCAGCGGGCCGAGGCCATCATTCGGGAAGCGGCCGAAGCCGGAGTAGCCGCCACCATCCACCGGCCGGGCCTGGTACTCGGCGACAGCCGCACCGGCGAAAGCTCTCACACGGACGCGCTCGTGCTTCTGCTGCGTTCCGCGATCGAGCTGGGAGTGTCCCCCGACAGCGGGGGTCTCATGCCAGCGTCCCCCGTGGACCACATCGCCGAATCCCTGATCGAGCTGTCCCGGCGACCGCCCGGGGGTGTTTTCCACCTGAACGCCTCCGACCCACTGCGGATGCAGGAGATTTTCGAGTACGCCCGGGGTTACGGGTACTCGATTCGTGACGTACCGACGGACCAGTGGCGAGCGGCGGTGCTGAGCGGCTCCGGCACTCGTGCGACACTACTCCTCCGCAGCATGTGGAAGACCCTAGCGTTTCTTCTCCCGGCCGAGGAGAGCGAGCAGTTCCCGCTGGTGGACAGGACGTCAACGGCTCGTTGCCTGCCCGGGCCGGAGAAAACATTCGGGGTGTCGCAGGACTTCTTCCGCCTCGTGTTCGATCATCTGGTAATGAGCGGCGTGCTCCCACCACCCCCGCGGGGGCAGTAACCCGCACTGCCCGCATGGGAGTACCTGCCCACCGGACGGCGGAAGAGCTCCACTGCCGTCCTCGTCGGGCGCGGCGAAGCGGTCGCTGTTCCACCCAGCGAAACGGAGACTGTCTCGCATCTCCCGCGGAGGTGCACGATCGGCCGGGCAACACTCCGCGACCGAAATCGGTGCGACCGGCAGCGGACGCGGAGCAGCTCGTTCAGACACCGCTCGAGGCGGATCTCCCCGCCGGGCAGGAGCCGACGACGATGAACAACCACTTCCCGACTTCCCACCCTGAGCCGCCCTTCGATTCCTCGAACTCCCCCGTCGAGAAGTTCATAGAATCACACGAATCCACGCTCTCACTGCTGCAAAGCATCGAATCCGCTTTGAAGTTCTGCCGCTTTTCGCTGACCGCGGAACAACAGGCGGAACACCTCCCCGACGCGGAGCGAGCCACGGAGTCGGCAACTCGGATCGCCACGCGGGAGAGCTGGTTGACCCACCGCGAGCGAGAAGTGCTGACACTGCTCCTGCACGGCTTATCCAACCGCCAGATATCGCGAGACCTGAACATCTCGGAACGAACGGTCAAGAACCATCTTCACTCGATCTACGGAAAGCTCGACGCGAAAAGCAGGACACATATCGTGGCCAAGCTCTCAGGGGTTTCCGACTGAACCCCTCAAGTTGACACCACGAGCGCCGCTCGTCCGGCGGACCAGGACGTTGGGAACGTCCTGCCGGGCGGTTCCGTGCCGTCACGGTGGCGGCCGTGACGTCCAACAAGCCCGCGCACCCGAGGCTCGGGGGTACCCACGTCTCAGGTGCCGGCGCCCTGGAGTGCTGGGAGCGCCTGAGTCCCGGCGGGGGGGTGCCGCGGTCGCGGGCGTCCCGAGGAACCGAGGCCGGTTCCCGAGCTCTCCTCCGGAGACACCGTTCACGAGTGGCTGACACGTTGTTCTCACACAGCCCCCGGCAATCGGTCGGTCCTCCACCGCGCAGCGGTGGCACGGCCACGCCGTAAAGGCGTGCCCGCCGCCGAGCGGGGAGCTCGCTCCTCCGAGCATTCAGCCAGCTCGAATCCCAGCCCGAAGCGGTTCGTACGAGAAGCGAAGCCGTGCACGAAAAACCCCGCACCTCGACCGACTCGAAGTACGGGGTCATCCAACTATCCCTGGTGGAGCTGACGGGACTCGAACCCGTGACCCCCTGACTGCCAGTCAGGTGCGCTACCAACTGCGCCACAGCCCCGTTTTCCCGGCGCGGATGTTCAGCTCGTCGCTACCGCTCATCCCTCGCGGGGACACGATACACAGCCCGCGCGCGGACCGTTCGGGGATCTCCGCCCGCGCGGATGCCCGGGCCGCCGGTGCTGGGAGTACACCCACGGATTCCGCTGGCACTCGCCCCAGCGGTCAGAAAGCCCCGGCAAGACCAACCGGTAAGGACATCATGCGCGAAGACGATCACGGCCATGTCGAGGACGTGGTCAACCACACCCTGCTGCGATCCCTCCTGGCCCTGTCCGCCGGGCGTGCGGCCTCACCGTGGCCGCGGTGCTGCTCCTACTTGCCCGCACAGTGCTGGCCGAGCTCGGCGCGAACGCGCTGTCCGGCTGGCCGCTGAGCCTCGCCTGGCCTACTGGGCGGGGTACGGCTACCGCTTCGGACGGCTACGACACCGCTGCCGCCCCAGACCGCGACCCGGTCGCCGCTGCGGGCGTCCCGCATGCTGCGGACCCTGGCCTGGGCCAGCGGGATGACCGAGCTCGGGAGTTCCAGCAGTGCGGTGATGACCTCGACGAGGATGCCGTGCTGCTGCCACAGCGGCTCGCCTTCGGGGCCCGGCGCAAAAACAGGCCGCGATCGCTTCATCGCTCGCCTGGATCGTGTCGGTGGACACGACATCGCCGTAGGAGCGCTCGTCAGGGCACCACGCAGCCGGAACCGCGTGTTACCAGCGGTTTTCGTCCGGGCGGTTGATGATCGACAACGGTTTCGTCGTGCTGGAGCTGCGGAGTGACCGGTCGCTTGACATCCCGCAGGAACGCAATCGACGCCTCCGTGATCGTGTCGACGGTGACTGGGAAACTCGTCGGTTTCGTACAGCACGGTCCGCTCGGGCCGTCACCGCGGTCGTAGAGGTACACCGGCTCGGGGCCGTGGCCGTCGTTCGCCCAGGGCCGCGTCTCATGGCGGCGCAGGGTCTCGGCCCGGGACATGTCAACGTAGTAGAAGACCGTGCAGCCCCGGTGGTCAGTTGGCCCCGCCTGGCTCATCATGCTCCTTGAAGGCGATCCCCTACCGGATTATGGGCTCGTCAGGCGGAGACGTTGGCGGGGTCGGTATCAGTCTCCTGGTTGTTCCATGGTGTTGCCCGGTACGGCGCACTAACTCCGGTGCGGGGTTACTGTTCCGTAGAACGGAAAGGCGGGTCGTGTGATGACGACTCGGCTTTGAGAATGTCTCTCCAAACATAAAACATGCCAAGTGAGCGAACAGCTTTGCAGATGGTGCGTAAACACAGAAGGGTGGAAGCAATACTCCGATCATCCCATTGTCGAGTTGATCACGAGCCAACCGCCGTTTCCTTTTTGATTTGCCACAAAGAACGTTTTCCGTGGATACCTTTGGTGTATTTTTGAATTTTGCATTTCGACTGCACGCCCCTCGAGGTGACATGCTCCACGGAAGAGCAAAACAAGAACGTGCGCGACATTCTGATTGAAAATTTTTATGTTCCTGCGGTTGATATCGGTTTGTCATCACCGATCGCGACATGGATCAAGAAAACACCATCAACCGTGCACACCGTGTCACAACGCCGCACGACACAGAGTGGGTGACCTTATGCTGGACAAAGACATCTTCCAGGAATTCACCAACGTTGACAGCGCTAACGACCCGTCACGACTGTTCGACTCCCTCGAACGCATTGAATCACTGCCCCAAATGGCTACGTTCCGGGACACGACATACCAATCCATCCTGACCGCGACACCGCCGGGAGCCGACATCGGCTGCGGACAGGGCTGCGCCGTCGCAGAACTCCACGAAAGTGGATGCCATCCCACCGGGATCGACCTCAGCACCAGTATGGTCGAGGCAGCGCAACAGCGTTTCCCCCAGTGCGTCTTCCGTGTCGGTGACGCACTGGACCTGCCGATCCCGGACGCCTCACTGGGCTGGTACAGGGCCGAGCGTCTGTGGATCCACCTTGACGACCTCACGAGAGCTTCCCAGGAAGCCTACCGCGTTCTGCGCCCTGGCGGAATCATTGTGGTCGCCGACCCGATCCTTGACTCGTTGGTCATGACCTCGTCTCATCAGCAGGTCACCCGTCAGATCGTCGCTGCCTCTGCGGACTCGCTCACGAACCCCACCGCAGCCGCTCACACGCTCGCCGCCCTGAAGAATACGGGGTTTGACAGTATCCACGTCGGATCCAGCGCCATACTCCTACGCGACTTCTCCGCCGCCAAAACGATCCTCCTGGACAACGCCACGCAGGCAGCAACAGGATCCGGCGTCCCAGAGCACACCGTACGCGCCTGGCACGAGGATCTGGAGCAGTACGCCAACCGAAACGAGTTCCTCCTGAGCATCACCATGCTCATCACCACCGCCACAAAACCAGATCAATCCGCATCAAGCACGGCTACTCCACCCTGAGCGAAATGCGGAGATGGTAGGCACGCCGAGAACAGTCGTCCCGCACGTCACGCCGTTGGACTCGCGCTCAGCGACATGATCCAGGCTCGCCCGCCTTTCCCAGCCTGGTGCGGCTCAGCTGTCGGCAGATGACGACCACGGGCGCGAGCTGGAGTTGTAACCGCACCAAGGGTTCTGATCCGACCCTGGGCGTCGAGGGAGGCGACGGTGTCGGCCAGGTGGTCGAGCACCGCGTCCGCAGTGTCCACGCTGTTCAATCCTTGGCTGCACTGGCGGACACACGGGTGCACGGTGCTGTTCCGCTGTACGGAACAGCGTGTTGCTCGACGTGGTAGTGGCGCGTTGTTCTGATCGGCAACACTCCCACGACAGCGGGATCGCCCGTTTCGTCGTGGGATCTCATCAACACTTCGCAACAGGGCACGGACGGAGGTGAGTGTTGTGGCTGAGGCCCCTGCGAGATGTGTGATCTTGCGTGGTGTTCCTGAGGGAGTGCCCCGATTTGCGATTCTTGAGACCGGGGAACTTCCCCGGATCTTGTCTTGGACCGTTGCGAGGGGCATCAGCATTTCGCGCTGGACGAGGAGTCGGAGCGCGTCGTGGGTGTGACCGTGCCGGTGTACCGCTGGCTGTATCGCACGGTCGTTGCGGAATGACGAAACGCCGCGATGCATCCCCACTGGATTCCGGGAAGCCGACCTTGTACAACCCCGCCAATCGTGTTCGAGCCGCTGTGGAAAGAAGTGAGTGCGATGTCGCGTGCTGAAAGAGCCATGCCGATGGAAACGTCGAGCGAGGGCGACCCGATCGCTGTCATCGGCGTTGGCTGCCGGTATCCAGGGGGTGTGGATTCTCCGACGGCGTTGTGGGAATTCGTGGCGCGCGGCGGGGACGCGGTCAGCGAGGTCCCCGCCGACCGCTGGGACATGGCGCGGATCTATGACCCGGAGCCCGGTGTTCCGGGGCGCTCGGTGTCGCGGTGGGGCGGATTCCTGGCCGATCCCTACGGTTTCGACGCGGACTACTTCCGAATCCCGGCTGACGAGGCCGAGCACATGGACCCGCAGCACAGGATACTGCTGGAAGTCGCGTGTGAGGCGTTGGAACACGCCGGGATGGCGCCGAGCGCGTTACGCGGCTCGGACACCGGTGTCTACGCCGGTCTCTCCTACTACGATTACGCGCTGCTGGCCAGTGAATGGGGGCGGGGCGCGGAGCCCTACACCTTCTCGGGTGGCGCCCACTCGGTCGCTGCGGGGCGGATCTCCTATCTGCTGGGGCTGACCGGTCCGGCGATCGCGGTGGACACCGCGTGCTCGTCGTCGCTGTCGGCGGTACATCTGGCATGCCAGAGCCTGCGGGACGGGGAGTCGGGCATGGCAGTGGCGGGGGGTGTCGCACTGCACTTGAGTCCGGCGGGCATGGTCGCCGCGTCCGGGCTGGGGATGCTCTCGCCTCAGGGACGGTGTGCTGCCTTCGACCAGGAGGCCGACGGCTTCGTACGGGCAGAGGGCTGCGGGGTCGTGGTCCTCAAGCGCCTCGTCGATGCGGTACGCGACGGCGATCGGATGCTGGCGGTGCTGCGTGGCACCGCCATGAACCAGGACGGGCGCTCCGAAGGACTGATGGCGCCGCACGCGCCAGCGCAGGAAGCGGTGCAGCAGGCGGCATTGTCGGTAGGCGGAGTGGATCCGGCAACCGTGGGGATGATCGAGGCGCACGGTACGGGTACTCCGGTGGGCGATCCAATCGAATTCGCCGCGCTGGACCGAGTGTACGGGCGCGGGAGCCAACCGTGCGCCCTGGGCTCGGTTAAAACGAACCTCGGCCACACCGAGGCCGCTGCGGGTGTGGTGGGGCTGATCAAGGCCGTGCTGGCCGTCGAGCACGGCCTGGTACCGGCGAGTCTGCATTTCCGTGAGCTGAATCCGGACATCGACGCCGAGGGCTCGCGGCTGTTCGTGCCGACCGAGCCGACACCCTGGCCGGTGGCAGAGGGGCCGCGGCGGGCGGCGGTCTCCTCCTACGGGGTCTCCGGAACCAACGCGCATGCCGTGGTGGAGCAGGCCCCACCAGCAGCGGCCGTCCCAGCAGAGCCGAGCACGGTGAACGCACAGTCTCCGGCCCTGTTCGTGGTCTCGGCGTCCACGCCCGCAGCGCTGACGACAAGTGCGGGCCGCATCGCCGACTGGCTGGAGAACGAGGGACGCCACGCCGCGTTGGCGGATGTCGCCTCCACCCTGGACTGTCACCGGGAACACCGGAAACACCGGCTGGCCGTGGTGGCCGGCACCCACGAGGAGCTGACCACGCGACTGCGGTGCGCCCAGGCCGACGCCGACGATCCTGCCGTGGTGCGCGGTGCGGCCGTGGGTGACGGTCAGGAGCCGGTGTGGTTGTTCTCTGGGCAAGGCTCCCAGTGGTCGGGAATGGGGCGCGAGCTCCTGGCCTGCGATGAGGCGTTCGCCGCTGTGGTGGAGGAGCTGGAGCCACTGATCGCCGCCGAATCAGGCTTTTCCGTCACCGACGCCCTGCGGGGAATGCGAGATCCGGTGGGGGTGGCCCAGATTCAGCCGACGTTGTTCGCGATGCAGGTCGGGCTGGCCGCGGCATGGCGAGCGCGGGGTGTGCGGCCCGGAGCGGTGATCGGCCACTCGATGGGGGAGGCGGCCGCGGCCGTGGTAGCCGGGGCGCTGTCAGTCGCCGACGGTGCCCGGGTGGTGTGCCGCCGGGCGGCGTTGATGAGCCGCGTGGCCGGGAGGGGTGCCATGGCATCGGTGTCGCTGCCCGCTGCCCGGGTGGCCGCCGACATCGACGCGGCCGATGCGCGCGACGTCGTTATCGGGGTCGTGGCCTCCCCGACGTCCACCGTGGTGTCCGGGGACACCGCGCAGGTCCGGGCCCTGCTGGCGGACTGGGAGCGGCGTGGGGAGACCACCCGGGAGGTAGCCGTGGATGTGGCCTCCCATTCGCCTCAGCTCGACTCGATCCTGACCGAGATGTCGCACGCGCTGGCCGACCTGGATCCCGCCGAGCCCACCCGGACCACCTTCTACAGCACCGTCGCAGACGATCCCTGCCGCACACCGACCTTCGATGCCCAGTATTGGGTGGACAACCTGCGCGGCACGGTACGCTTCCACCACGCGGTGGAGGCCGCGCTGGCCGATGGGCACCGGGTGTTCACCGAGCTGTCTTCACACCCGCTGCTGACCCACGCCGTTACCGACACCGCCGAGCACAGCGCGATCACGGTGGAGATGCTGCCGAGCTTGCTCCGCGACCAGCGGCTGCCCCACGGACTGCTGCCCCGGGTGGCCGCCGCCCACTGCGCCGGGGCGGCTGTGGATTTTCAGGCGATGATGGGCAGCGGATCCCTGGTGGACGTGCCACTGCCGGTGTGGGACCACCAACAGCTGATCCTGGAGTCGCGCGCCCGGCCACGAGCCGTCGGCGAGGGGGAGCATCCGCTGCTGGGGGTGCACGTGAGTCCGCCGGGCGAGCCCGACGAGCACCTGTGGCGCGGCGACGTCGGTCTGGAGGCTCATCCGTGGCTGGCCGATCACCGGGTGCAGGGCCTGCCCGCCTTCCCCGGGGCTGGATATGTCGAACTGGCGCTGGCGGCGGGGACCCGGATCTTTGGCGGCTCGGCCGTCGAGATCCGCGACATCGGTTTCGAGCAGATGCTGTTCCTCGACCAGCACACCCCGCTGTACACAGTGGCCACACAGGTCCGCCCCGAACGTGCGCGTCTGGCGGTGTTCACCACCGACGACGACGGCGGCGAGCACATCCGGCGCGCTAGTGCGACCCTGCACTCCCTGGCTCCCGAGGAG
The nucleotide sequence above comes from Actinopolyspora erythraea. Encoded proteins:
- a CDS encoding beta-ketoacyl [acyl carrier protein] synthase domain-containing protein, with the protein product MSETVAIVGMGAVLPGINGADDLWEHLMSGEPPFRVDPDRCPPETFGATHSGGNSDRADVLAGGVISDEAGREHARTGDADSRAAPQQAVRWLREAAAQALRGVRTSSDDDCTSVIGAISEGDHLLDEGLVRQQLRSWTAQEYDADTAERVAAVFDQHYPNAREPSRGLAFHTCRDALRDLLPPGTHHLVVDSACSASLHAIDLAVKEIRRGQDLAICGGVYSVTPRYQVLFSALKGLSESGRVRSLGPEADGTLFSDGAGVVVLKRHEKALRDGDPVLGTIAGFGAASNGKTAVNAPHPAAQRRAVENALDSSGLVGRDIDWVIAHATGTPAGDEAELGMLRSLTPRRGWVLTSNKQLIGHTGPAAGIISTIHALLAMRHGRIPPQRPDDCHPATGDELEPLEVPRTERQWSARDSHPRTAAVMAFGFGGTNTCLLLRDRPSHHGGDAPATESDPLVVIDWTAHLPGAPTTDRLQHWLTGGSRTWADSFGPSYPAPGPHVIPLTPRALRAVDREQLMTASCVQRLSTELPEELRTRTGIVGACHGPSRTSCGNVLRCYLDDLSAKMRHDAVAEGVLNRFGEHVRTVVPATSSASVSGLMSNIGFGRAATQFGTGGFTLRLEAGRDTSLAALTTALRAVSDHDIDVGLVLAVSGHAPGPVAAALLGPDANPAEGAFGLAVARRSVAEHHRLPVLGRLALSEANHGDATEPVPDDRAYLGAEGIIAALRGLVRSDGAATTVSPVASRAAPSLLVTPPTTPKGDTTT
- a CDS encoding acyl-CoA dehydrogenase family protein translates to MTRTASHNAVVRELADLLHPRPRFHEPFRTACEDPLFAWHSGLTADERCELAYRRLRMLDQHGPGATTLVREPLRLFALQEWAAVVDPTTLSLAAIHYNLCQGTIRDLRGSGEHLEQCLDELARADSFGVFLATELAYGNNVAAMETRAVYDPESREYTLHTPGPRAVKFMPNTGLGVPKTGVVLARLISLGRDRGVFPFVVPIRDGAATPGVKIRALPEKPGLDLDNAVTAFDRARIPYENLLPGTHSSLAPDGRFHSDISPHQRFARAMGRVTPGKLGLAGGHVAAARAAVALTTRYSHQRRSSGKRGRACLMDHGGHRSAVLRELARVYATTFLVHEEQRRYAEHRDDVTGREQRIALTKAYATWSAAHTVTVCRERCGAQGLFSVNRIPEYIGLGHVTVTSEGDNSVVAIKAAQQIVLGVDHTHPPVPGVGPSDSDMLDPAWWYRLIIARKERLIAEARKSRGESSTSSFETWSALEPLLLEIAHVSATALALETMLRALGRAESPTARHCLHSLAGLEALDEIARSRGWYVLEGLMGEPEARNLPKALDELRDRIAPHSRELVEAFDVPQSVLRAPIGAEDYIESWSELAESVKPRDDGQARSRDQVRTRCTEPSK
- a CDS encoding thioester reductase domain-containing protein; the protein is MSAGGTCLLTGTTGFLGGHIAAQLLVRTDATVRCLVRGPANTATRRLRHRLAQLRVPHDHLDRITVVPGDLAEPKFGLPGDEFHRLAGEVDVVYHCGASTNLAAGPARLAPINVRGTHEVVRLARLNPDVVLHHVSTLGVFAAARRTGLDVVDEGTVPTAPMASGIGYIETKQRAEAIIREAAEAGVAATIHRPGLVLGDSRTGESSHTDALVLLLRSAIELGVSPDSGGLMPASPVDHIAESLIELSRRPPGGVFHLNASDPLRMQEIFEYARGYGYSIRDVPTDQWRAAVLSGSGTRATLLLRSMWKTLAFLLPAEESEQFPLVDRTSTARCLPGPEKTFGVSQDFFRLVFDHLVMSGVLPPPPRGQ
- a CDS encoding LuxR C-terminal-related transcriptional regulator; the encoded protein is MNNHFPTSHPEPPFDSSNSPVEKFIESHESTLSLLQSIESALKFCRFSLTAEQQAEHLPDAERATESATRIATRESWLTHREREVLTLLLHGLSNRQISRDLNISERTVKNHLHSIYGKLDAKSRTHIVAKLSGVSD
- a CDS encoding methyltransferase domain-containing protein, with the translated sequence MLDKDIFQEFTNVDSANDPSRLFDSLERIESLPQMATFRDTTYQSILTATPPGADIGCGQGCAVAELHESGCHPTGIDLSTSMVEAAQQRFPQCVFRVGDALDLPIPDASLGWYRAERLWIHLDDLTRASQEAYRVLRPGGIIVVADPILDSLVMTSSHQQVTRQIVAASADSLTNPTAAAHTLAALKNTGFDSIHVGSSAILLRDFSAAKTILLDNATQAATGSGVPEHTVRAWHEDLEQYANRNEFLLSITMLITTATKPDQSASSTATPP
- a CDS encoding DUF5988 family protein; the protein is MDRCEGHQHFALDEESERVVGVTVPVYRWLYRTVVAE